In Triticum aestivum cultivar Chinese Spring chromosome 5B, IWGSC CS RefSeq v2.1, whole genome shotgun sequence, the following proteins share a genomic window:
- the LOC123110660 gene encoding protein NEN1 encodes METGSVAAATVEEGSTAGPQAGGAEIAFFDLETSVPQRAGQGYALLEFGAILVCPRRLVEVACYATLVRPADLGVVSAASVRCNGITRDAVAAAPCFRDVADKVYDLLHGRVWAGHNIVRFDVPRIREAFTEIGRTPPEPKGMIDTLPLLTQRFGRRAGDMKMASLANYFGLGRQKHRSLDDVRMNLEVLKYCATVLFLEASFPEVLIVENLVGAITRSKTDGATSPEVKNLEANTSPDSLKRQRTVSQVNGLTTDQDNQESVDPAMNGESSDLISHMEEMKLDASVQMDASFSGHSGFLEPDDVSTECIKIFTTPSYQFNRRTLIKHKDSPLHLCCAGLKVQFGVGTKFLDTAGRPKLNMVVHIPENLSKVLEFCDNQAQRFFQESGTTSEWRTLIKKYGYVNRPTVRLNIPTTPSSGASPYSTDIYQKEPSGNIQKLAFSKVDAAELDSLFVRGNRLDAFFSLEIYDYQQNAGIRLVAKRLVVHSK; translated from the exons ATGGAGACGGGGTCTGTGGCTGCAGCTACGGTGGAGGAGGGGTCGACGGCGGGGCCGCAGGCGGGGGGCGCCGAGATCGCCTTCTTCGACCTGGAGACGTCGGTGCCGCAGCGGGCCGGGCAGGGCTACGCGCTGCTCGAGTTCGGGGCCATCCTGGTGTGCCCGCGCCGCCTCGTCGAGGTCGCCTGCTACGCCACGCTCGTGCGCCCCGCCGACCTCGGCGTCGTCTCCGCCGCCTCCGTGCGCTGCAACGGCATCACGCGTGACGCCGTCGCTGCCGCGCCGTGCTTCCGCGACGTCGCCGACAAGGTCTACGACCTCCTGCACG GGAGGGTTTGGGCCGGGCACAACATCGTGAGGTTTGATGTGCCAAGAATAAGGGAAGCGTTCACCGAGATTGGCCGGACACCTCCGGAGCCGAAAGGGATGATCGACACACTACCTCTGCTTACCCAGCGGTTTGGGAGGAGAGCAGGAGACATGAAG ATGGCAAGCTTGGCAAATTACTTCGGTCTAGGGAGGCAAAAGCACAG GAGCCTGGATGATGTCAGGATGAACCTTGAAGTTCTCAAATATTGTGCTACAGTGTTGTTCCTG GAGGCAAGTTTTCCGGAAGTGCTTATTGTTGAGAACCTTGTGGGTGCAATTACAAGAAGCAAAACTGATGGAGCTACTTCTCCTGAGGTGAAGAATCTTGAAGCAAACACATCACCTGATTCTTTGAAACGACAACGTACTGTTTCTCAAGTCAATGGTTTGACTACAGATCAAGATAATCAAGAATCAGTTGATCCTGCAATGAACGGGGAATCCAGTGACTTGATATCCCACATGGAGGAGATGAAATTAGATGCTTCTGTGCAGATGGATGCGAGTTTCAGTGGTCATTCTGGGTTCCTCGAGCCAGATGATGTATCAACTGAGTGCATCAAGATTTTTACTACCCCTTCTTACCAATTTAATCGGAGAACATTGATCAAGCACAAAGATAGTCCACTACACCTTTGCTGCGCTGGCTTGAAAGTCCAGTTTGGAGTTGGTACAAAGTTCCTAGACACTGCAGGTCGTCCAAAGTTGAACATGGTGGTTCATATCCCTGAGAATCTAAGCAAAGTTCTAGAATTCTGTGATAATCAGGCCCAGAGATTTTTTCAAGAGTCTGGTACCACTTCCGAGTGGAGAACCCTGATAAAGAAGTACGGTTATGTGAATCGTCCAACTGTTCGCCTCAA CATCCCTACCACTCCCAGCAGCGGTGCTTCGCCCTACTCGACAGACATATACCAGAAAGAGCCCAGCGGCAACATTCAGAAGCTTGCTTTTAGCAAGGTAGATGCCGCGGAACTGGACTCCCTGTTTGTTCGGGGGAACAGGCTGGATGCGTTCTTCTCGCTGGAAATATATGACTACCAGCAAAATGCTGGCATCCGGTTGGTCGCAAAGAGGCTGGTTGTACACTCCAAGTAG
- the LOC123110661 gene encoding protein FAR1-RELATED SEQUENCE 5 produces the protein MEAARSEGDELIADYVDCLMSLDTNARSVQNDNLILGDPVIEAGVAASVGGITEQDAMEDFVPPEDPKEPLLGMTFESDEAAKTFYNEYARHLGFPFRVGRSRRSKGAEEVVVMRRFVCSREGMYRKKNPSSEEATKKRERMSMREGCNAMMEVVRESNHWVVSKLETAHNHNLGTCSRVGYLRDRGLLDASNKITMMGSDGVPFLRQNILGEGGDAQGLLDYLKKMQANDPAFFHAIQVDKNSCLMNVFWADARAKLAYQHFGDAVTFDTTYKKNKYMMPFVTFSGVNHHLQRVIFGCALLMEDTECSFVWLFETWLAAMSGKAPCSLVTDQNRAMKAAIGRVFPHTCHRFCKWHILSRTKQKLAHTYSEHPTLIDELESCVIESETINTFETAWMSIIDTYDLRNNTWLQAMYNIRQKWVPLYLMDTFCAEISKGQKLETMNDFYKKYFSMKVTLEVFLTQFDLSIENHYEEEAKADMDTSLNLVTTKTASPMEKQAARTYTKAVFGRFQEEFTESLAYIIQKTKDGCISEYNIMKDENSSDTFCVTYNSSNKMAKCSCKYFEFSGILCRHILGVFIIVDPHLLPPDYFLKRWTRKARDSGLLEYNCDNHQDDACQSITSRYDVLCADAIGCAEKGSGSETVYKAAKDILQKAYEEIIVYERNPARVSQRDAININEDVMVDDSMTDQSLPDSRRKVTNLLGQFLVSSWSP, from the exons ATGGAAGCTGCAAGGAGTGAAGGGGATGAGCTGATTGCGGATTATGTTGATTGCCTCATGTCCTTGGACACCAATGCTCGGTCTGTCCAGAATGACAATCTGATTCTCGGAGATCCAGTCATAGAAGCAGGAGTAGCTGCTTCGGTTGGTGGTATTACGGAGCAGGATGCCATGGAAGATTTTGTACCTCCAGAGGATCCTAAAGAGCCATTGCTAGGTATGACATTTGAATCTGATGAAGCAGCAAAGACTTTCTACAATGAGTATGCCAGGCACCTTGGATTTCCCTTCCGTGTTGGTAGGTCTCGCCGTTCGAAAGGTGCAGAGGAGGTTGTTGTCATGAGGCGGTTTGTTTGCTCAAGGGAAGGCATGTACAGAAAGAAGAATCCATCATCAGAAGAGGCTACAAAGAAGCGTGAGAGGATGTCTATGCGGGAAGGTTGCAATGCTATGATGGAGGTGGTCAGAGAATCAAACCATTGGGTTGTTTCCAAGCTTGAAACAGCTCACAATCATAACCTTGGCACCTGTAGTAGAGTTGGGTATCTTCGTGACAGAGGTTTGCTTGATGCCTCCAATAAGATCACTATGATGGGCTCAGACGGAGTGCCCTTTCTGAGGCAGAATATTCTTGGGGAAGGCGGAGACGCTCAAGGTCTTCTTGATTATTTGAAGAAGATGCAAGCCAATGACCCTGCTTTCTTCCATGCCATACAGGTCGACAAGAATAGCTGTCTAATGAATGTTTTCTGGGCCGATGCTAGAGCTAAACTTGCTTATCAGCATTTTGGGGATGCTGTTACATTTGACACAACATACAAGAAGAACAAGTATATGATGCCCTTTGTTACCTTTTCAGGAGTCAATCATCATCTTCAGCGTGTTATATTTGGATGTGCATTGCTTATGGAAGATACTGAATGCTCATTTGTTTGGCTATTTGAAACATGGCTGGCAGCAATGAGTGGGAAGGCACCATGTTCACTAGTTACCGACCAAAATCGGGCCATGAAAGCTGCAATTGGAAGGGTTTTTCCGCATACCTGTCACCGCTTCTGCAAGTGGCACATTTTGAGTAGAACCAAACAGAAGTTAGCTCATACATACTCAGAGCATCCTACTTTAATAGATGAGTTAGAAAGCTGTGTTATTGAGTCTGAAACAATCAACACATTTGAAACAGCGTGGATGTCAATCATTGATACTTATGATTTAAGAAATAATACATGGCTTCAAGCAATGTACAATATCCGCCAAAAATGGGTTCCTTTGTACCTGATGGATACATTCTGTGCAGAAATATCTAAAGGTCAGAAATTAGAAACCATGAATGATTTCTACAAGAAGTATTTCAGTATGAAGGTGACACTGGAAGTTTTTCTAACCCAATTTGATTTGAGCATCGAAAACCATTATGAGGAAGAAGCAAAAGCAGATATGGACACTTCTTTAAATTTGGTGACAACAAAGACTGCATCACCAATGGAAAAGCAGGCAGCACGTACCTACACCAAAGCAGTCTTTGGTAGATTTCAGGAAGAATTTACAGAGTCTTTGGCATATATTATTCAGAAAACTAAAGATGGCTGCATAAGTGAATACAACATCATGAAAGATGAAAATTCATCAGATACATTCTGTGTGACCTACAATTCTTCCAATAAGATGGCAAAATGTAGTTGCAAATACTTTGAGTTCTCAGGTATTTTATGCCGTCATATTCTAGGAGTATTCATAATAGTTGATCCACATTTGCTTCCACCTGATTACTTTTTGAAGCGTTGGACAAGGAAGGCCAGAGACAGTGGTTTATTAGAATACAATTGCGATAACCATCAAGATGATGCTTGTCAGTCCATTACAAGCCGTTACGATGTTCTATGTGCTGATGCCATCGGATGTGCTGAGAAAGGATCTGGATCAGAGACAGTGTACAAAGCAGCAAAAGATATCTTACAGAAGGCATATGAAGAGATTATTGTTTATGAAAGAAATCCAGCGAGGGTATCACAAAGGGATGCTATAAACATCAATGAGGATGTCATGGTTGATGATAGCATGACTGATCAGTCTTTGCCTGATTCCAGACGGAAG GTGACTAATCTGCTTGGCCAGTTTCTTGTCTCCTCTTGGTCTCCCTGA